A single Cucumis melo cultivar AY chromosome 4, USDA_Cmelo_AY_1.0, whole genome shotgun sequence DNA region contains:
- the LOC103486899 gene encoding condensin-1 complex subunit CAP-D2 isoform X1 yields the protein MASLFVFPQTFRSLEQDYDDNRLSVQNPTEVASLSPSQLEEFVKGISFDLSDKDLFCVEEQDIFDRVYSLIRDYKHLSPSCKLNIVESLRSNFSVLLPNIDSLARASPSNDGDAPVLDQIASHRNAFKIYTFFLLHIVNSEEASASSSNNSKVTASTRKKMPKSSWNWEMQRGRILNLIANSLEINISLLFGSSDPDENYLSFVAKNVFSVFENSVLLKDLDTKDALCRIIGACSTKYHFTTQSCASIMHLIHKYDYVVTHMADAVAGAEKKYSDGILAISLIRDVGRTNPKEYVKDTAGAENIGRFLVELAERLPKLFSTNVGLLIPHFGGESYKIRNALVGVLGKLIVKAFCDIEGEQSCKSVRLRSKQAMLEILLERCRDVSAYTRSRVLQVWAELCEEHSVSIGLWNEVAAVAAGRLEDKSAIVRKSALQLLITMLQHNPFGPQLRVVSFEATLEQYKKKLDELEPNKSSENVDGGSPFDDDILNGDGEVDNGHIKGGGGNQQDSLTDSYPQMEEEVVQKDNLTLDVGNTEQIRALVASLEAGLRFSTCISEAMPILVQLMASSSATDVENTILLLMRCRQFQIDGSEACLRKMLPLAFSQDKSIYEAVENAFITIYITKNPTETAKNLLHLAIDSNIGDLAALEFMIDALVSKGDISSSTISALWDFFCFNVGGTTAEQSRGALSVLCMASKSSAGILGSHIQDIIDIGFGRWSKVDPLLARTACIAVQRLSENDKKMLLAGNGSRMFDKLESLITGSWLPEKIWYAAADKAIAAVYSIHPSPEIFAANLVKNSLTSVFNGNKDDELQADIESGNGDILTTVQIDKLSRYLFIASHVAMNQLVYIELCTRKIQKQKAKEKTVVDGQTGHGNGGTVANGEKEDGINAELGLAASEDAIVDSLSEKAEKEIVFGDSRGKNLIGHCAPFLSKLCRNFSLMHKFPDLQASAMLALCRLMIIDADFCQANLQLLFTVVETAPSDIVRSNCTIALGDLAVRFPNLLEPWTENMYARLKDHSNSVRKNAVLVLSHLILNDMMKVKGYINEMTLRLEDDDERISNLAKLFFHELSKKGANPIYNLLPDILGKLCNQNLPRESFCNIMQFLIGSIKRDKQMESLVEKLCNRFSGVSDVRQWEYISYCLSQLGFTEKGMKKLIDSFKTYEHVVSEDSVMEHFKSIINKSKKFAKPELKLCVEEFEEKLNKAHKERKEQEVTARNAEIHQQRIDNIETTSVAVKNEDPPESEITEDENTESSEDGESINDNSEPKFVESEDGTSGELTESETCKTEIQSPQVENEGTSDLRVKRRSSRRRGISS from the exons ATGGCTTCCCTCTTCGTTTTCCCCCAAACCTTTCGATCTCTCGAACAAGACTACGACGACAACCGTCTCTCCGTTCAAAATCCCACTGAAGTCGCCTCTCTTTCTCCATCTCAACTTGAAGAATTCGTCAAAG gCATTTCATTTGATCTTTCCGATAAGGACCTCTTCTGCGTTGAAGAGCAGGATATTTTCGACCGTGTTTACTCTTTGATTCGAGACTACAAACACCTCTCTCCCTCTTGTAAGTTGAATATTGTTGAGAGTCTTCGCTCCAATTTCAGTGTTCTTCTTCCCAACATCGATTCGCTTGCTCGTGCTTCCCCAAGTAATGATGGCGACGCTCCGGTGCTTGATCAGATTGCGTCCCATCGTAATGCTTTTAAAATCTATACGTTTTTCCTCCTCCATATCGTCAACAGTGAGGAAGCCAGTGCTAGTAGTAGCAACAATTCAAAG GTGACCGCTAGTACTCGGAAGAAAATGCCCAAAAGTTCGTGGAATTGGGAAATGCAGAGGGGCCGTATATTAAACTTGATTGCTAATTCACTGGAGATCAATATCTCGTTGCTCTTTGGTTCATCAGACCCAGATGAGAATTATCTGTCTTTTGTTGCAAA AAACGTGTTCTCAGTGTTCGAGAATTCAGTCCTTTTGAAGGACCTTGACACAAAGGATGCTCTGTGTCGTATAATTGGTGCTTGTTCTACAAAATATCACTTCACTACCCAATCATGTGCCTCAATTATGCACCTTATTCATAAGTATGATTACGTTGTGACCCATATGGCTGATGCTGTTGCTGGGGCAGAGAAGAAATATTCCGATGGAATCCTGGCAATCTCTCTTATTAGAGATGTTGGAAGGACTAACCCGAAAGAATATGTTAAAGATACAGCTGGGGCTGAAAACATAGGGCGATTCCTAGTAGAGCTTGCTGAAAGGCTCCCAAAGTTGTTCTCCACCAACGTTGGACTTCTAATTCCACATTTTGGTGGTGAATCCTATAAAATAAGAAATGCTCTGGTGGGGGTTCTTGGTAAGTTAATTGTTAAAGCGTTTTGCGACATTGAAGGTGAACAGAGTTGTAAATCTGTTCGTCTTCGGAGCAAGCAGGCAATGCTAGAAATCTTGCTTGAACGTTGTCGGGATGTTTCAGCTTACACTAGGAGTCGAGTTCTTCAGGTTTGGGCTGAACTATGTGAAGAACATTCTGTTTCTATCGGTTTGTGGAATGAAGTGGCAGCAGTTGCAGCTGGAAGGTTGGAGGATAAGAGTGCAATTGTCCGAAAATCTGCATTGCAATTACTCATCACTATGTTGCAGCACAATCCATTTGGCCCACAGCTGCGAGTAGTTTCATTTGAAGCAACTCTAGAGCAGTATAAGAAGAAATTAGACGAGCTTGAACCTAACAAGTCCTCAGAAAATGTGGATGGTGGCTCGCCATTTGATGACGATATCTTAAATGGTGATGGCGAGGTTGATAACGGCCATATAAAAGGTGGGGGAGGGAACCAGCAGGATAGTTTAACTGATAGTTACCCTCAAATGGAAGAAGAGGTTGTTCAGAAGGACAATTTGACTTTGGATGTTGGAAACACGGAGCAGATCAGGGCTTTGGTTGCATCTCTAGAGGCTGGTTTGAGGTTTTCAACATGTATATCAGAAGCAATGCCAATACTAGTTCAATTAATGGCTTCTTCTTCTGCCACTGACGTTGAGAATACAATTCTTTTGTTGATGAGGTGCAGACAATTCCAAATAGATGGCTCAGAGGCTTGCCTCCGTAAAATGTTGCCATTG GCTTTTTCTCAAGATAAATCTATATATGAAGCTGTTGAGAATGCCTTCATAacaatatatattacaaaaaacCCAACTGAAACTGCCAAAAATCTTCTACATCTTGCCATTGATTCGAACATTGGAGATCTTGCCGCTCTGGAGTTTATGATTGATGCCTTGGTGTCGAAAGGTGATATATCTAGTAGCACG ATATCAGCTTTATGGGATTTCTTTTGCTTTAATGTTGGTGGAACAACAGCAGAGCAAAGCCGGGGAGCATTATCTGTTCTTTGCATGGCATCAAAATCATCTGCTGGTATTCTTGGCTCTCATATACAGGACATTATCGACATTGGGTTTGGTCGATGGTCTAAGGTGGACCCTTTACTTGCCAGGACTGCGTGCATTGCCGTACAGAGATTGTctgaaaatgacaaaaaaatgtTGTTGGCTGGTAATGGTAGCCGGATGTTCGATAAGCTGGAAAGCTTGATTACTGGTTCTTGGCTTCCAGAGAAGATATGGTATGCTGCTGCTGATAAAGCCATAGCAGCTGTATATTCAATTCATCCGTCCCCTGAAATCTTTGCAGCAAATTTGGTTAAAAATTCTCTTACTTCTGTTTTTAATGGTAACAAGGATGATGAATTGCAAGCTGACATTGAGAGTGGAAATGGGGACATATTAACTACTGTCCAAATAGATAAACTTAGTAGATATTTATTTATCGCAAGTCATGTGGCCATGAACCAATTAGTATATATTGAATTGTGCACCCGAAAAATTCAGAAACAGAAAGCGAAGGAAAAAACGGTCGTTGATGGTCAGACTGGACACGGTAATGGTGGAACGGTAGCTAATGGCGAGAAG GAAGATGGCATCAATGCTGAGCTAGGCCTTGCTGCTTCTGAAGATGCAATTGTTGATTCTCTTTCGGAGAAGGcagaaaaagaaattgttttTGGTGATTCAAGAGGGAAGAACTTAATAGGACATTGTGCACCGTTTCTTTCCAAGCTTTGCAGAAATTTTAGCTTGATGCATAAG TTCCCAGATCTACAAGCATCTGCAATGCTTGCTCTATGTCGTTTAATGATCATCGATGCAGATTTTTG CCAAGCAAATCTTCAACTTCTTTTCACCGTCGTAGAAACTGCACCATCAGATATTGTTCGTTCCAATTGTACTATTGCTTTAGGAGATTTGGCTGTCCGTTTCCCTAATCTCCTGGAGCCGTGGACTGAGAATATGTATGCAAGGTTGAAGGATCATTCAAATTCTGTTAGGAAGAATGCTGTATTGGTGCTATCTCATCTCATTTTAAACGATATGATGAAG GTAAAAGGTTATATAAATGAAATGACTCTACGTTTAGAAGATGATGATGAGAGAATATCAAATCTGGCCAAATTGTTCTTTCACGAGTTGTCCAAGAAAG GAGCAAATCCAATATACAATCTACTACCAGATATATTAGGAAAGCTTTGTAATCAAAATCTACCGAGAGAGTCCTTTTGTAACATTATGCAATTCTTGATTGGCTCCATCAAGAGG GATAAACAAATGGAGTCACTTGTCGAAAAGCTATGTAATAGGTTTAGTGGAGTTTCAG ATGTTAGACAGTGGGAATATATTTCATATTGCCTTTCTCAGCTCGGCTTCACAGAAAAGGGAATGAAAAAGTTGATAGATTCATTCAAGACATACGAACATGTTGTTTCGGAGGACTCTGTAATGGAACATTTCAAAAGCATCATAAACAAG AGTAAGAAATTTGCTAAACCAGAACTCAAGTTGTGCGTAgaagaatttgaagaaaaacTAAACAAGGCTCATAAGGAAAGGAAGGAGCAGGAAGTTACTGCTAGAAATGCCGAGATTCATCAACAGAGAATTGATAATATTGAAACTACTTCTGTGGCAGTGAAAAATGAAGATCCTCCAGAGTCCGAAATCACTGAAG ATGAAAACACTGAATCATCTGAAGATGGTGAGTCAATAAATGACAATTCAGAACCTAAGTTCGTTGAGTCGGAAGATGGAACTTCCGGTGAGCTGACAGAGTCGGAAACTTGTAAAACTGAAATTCAATCACCCCAAGTTGAGAATGAAG GGACCTCCGATTTGCGAGTTAAGAGAAGAAGCTCACGTAGAAGAGGCATTTCTTCGTGA
- the LOC103486899 gene encoding condensin-1 complex subunit CAP-D2 isoform X2: MASLFVFPQTFRSLEQDYDDNRLSVQNPTEVASLSPSQLEEFVKEQDIFDRVYSLIRDYKHLSPSCKLNIVESLRSNFSVLLPNIDSLARASPSNDGDAPVLDQIASHRNAFKIYTFFLLHIVNSEEASASSSNNSKVTASTRKKMPKSSWNWEMQRGRILNLIANSLEINISLLFGSSDPDENYLSFVAKNVFSVFENSVLLKDLDTKDALCRIIGACSTKYHFTTQSCASIMHLIHKYDYVVTHMADAVAGAEKKYSDGILAISLIRDVGRTNPKEYVKDTAGAENIGRFLVELAERLPKLFSTNVGLLIPHFGGESYKIRNALVGVLGKLIVKAFCDIEGEQSCKSVRLRSKQAMLEILLERCRDVSAYTRSRVLQVWAELCEEHSVSIGLWNEVAAVAAGRLEDKSAIVRKSALQLLITMLQHNPFGPQLRVVSFEATLEQYKKKLDELEPNKSSENVDGGSPFDDDILNGDGEVDNGHIKGGGGNQQDSLTDSYPQMEEEVVQKDNLTLDVGNTEQIRALVASLEAGLRFSTCISEAMPILVQLMASSSATDVENTILLLMRCRQFQIDGSEACLRKMLPLAFSQDKSIYEAVENAFITIYITKNPTETAKNLLHLAIDSNIGDLAALEFMIDALVSKGDISSSTISALWDFFCFNVGGTTAEQSRGALSVLCMASKSSAGILGSHIQDIIDIGFGRWSKVDPLLARTACIAVQRLSENDKKMLLAGNGSRMFDKLESLITGSWLPEKIWYAAADKAIAAVYSIHPSPEIFAANLVKNSLTSVFNGNKDDELQADIESGNGDILTTVQIDKLSRYLFIASHVAMNQLVYIELCTRKIQKQKAKEKTVVDGQTGHGNGGTVANGEKEDGINAELGLAASEDAIVDSLSEKAEKEIVFGDSRGKNLIGHCAPFLSKLCRNFSLMHKFPDLQASAMLALCRLMIIDADFCQANLQLLFTVVETAPSDIVRSNCTIALGDLAVRFPNLLEPWTENMYARLKDHSNSVRKNAVLVLSHLILNDMMKVKGYINEMTLRLEDDDERISNLAKLFFHELSKKGANPIYNLLPDILGKLCNQNLPRESFCNIMQFLIGSIKRDKQMESLVEKLCNRFSGVSDVRQWEYISYCLSQLGFTEKGMKKLIDSFKTYEHVVSEDSVMEHFKSIINKSKKFAKPELKLCVEEFEEKLNKAHKERKEQEVTARNAEIHQQRIDNIETTSVAVKNEDPPESEITEDENTESSEDGESINDNSEPKFVESEDGTSGELTESETCKTEIQSPQVENEGTSDLRVKRRSSRRRGISS; this comes from the exons ATGGCTTCCCTCTTCGTTTTCCCCCAAACCTTTCGATCTCTCGAACAAGACTACGACGACAACCGTCTCTCCGTTCAAAATCCCACTGAAGTCGCCTCTCTTTCTCCATCTCAACTTGAAGAATTCGTCAAAG AGCAGGATATTTTCGACCGTGTTTACTCTTTGATTCGAGACTACAAACACCTCTCTCCCTCTTGTAAGTTGAATATTGTTGAGAGTCTTCGCTCCAATTTCAGTGTTCTTCTTCCCAACATCGATTCGCTTGCTCGTGCTTCCCCAAGTAATGATGGCGACGCTCCGGTGCTTGATCAGATTGCGTCCCATCGTAATGCTTTTAAAATCTATACGTTTTTCCTCCTCCATATCGTCAACAGTGAGGAAGCCAGTGCTAGTAGTAGCAACAATTCAAAG GTGACCGCTAGTACTCGGAAGAAAATGCCCAAAAGTTCGTGGAATTGGGAAATGCAGAGGGGCCGTATATTAAACTTGATTGCTAATTCACTGGAGATCAATATCTCGTTGCTCTTTGGTTCATCAGACCCAGATGAGAATTATCTGTCTTTTGTTGCAAA AAACGTGTTCTCAGTGTTCGAGAATTCAGTCCTTTTGAAGGACCTTGACACAAAGGATGCTCTGTGTCGTATAATTGGTGCTTGTTCTACAAAATATCACTTCACTACCCAATCATGTGCCTCAATTATGCACCTTATTCATAAGTATGATTACGTTGTGACCCATATGGCTGATGCTGTTGCTGGGGCAGAGAAGAAATATTCCGATGGAATCCTGGCAATCTCTCTTATTAGAGATGTTGGAAGGACTAACCCGAAAGAATATGTTAAAGATACAGCTGGGGCTGAAAACATAGGGCGATTCCTAGTAGAGCTTGCTGAAAGGCTCCCAAAGTTGTTCTCCACCAACGTTGGACTTCTAATTCCACATTTTGGTGGTGAATCCTATAAAATAAGAAATGCTCTGGTGGGGGTTCTTGGTAAGTTAATTGTTAAAGCGTTTTGCGACATTGAAGGTGAACAGAGTTGTAAATCTGTTCGTCTTCGGAGCAAGCAGGCAATGCTAGAAATCTTGCTTGAACGTTGTCGGGATGTTTCAGCTTACACTAGGAGTCGAGTTCTTCAGGTTTGGGCTGAACTATGTGAAGAACATTCTGTTTCTATCGGTTTGTGGAATGAAGTGGCAGCAGTTGCAGCTGGAAGGTTGGAGGATAAGAGTGCAATTGTCCGAAAATCTGCATTGCAATTACTCATCACTATGTTGCAGCACAATCCATTTGGCCCACAGCTGCGAGTAGTTTCATTTGAAGCAACTCTAGAGCAGTATAAGAAGAAATTAGACGAGCTTGAACCTAACAAGTCCTCAGAAAATGTGGATGGTGGCTCGCCATTTGATGACGATATCTTAAATGGTGATGGCGAGGTTGATAACGGCCATATAAAAGGTGGGGGAGGGAACCAGCAGGATAGTTTAACTGATAGTTACCCTCAAATGGAAGAAGAGGTTGTTCAGAAGGACAATTTGACTTTGGATGTTGGAAACACGGAGCAGATCAGGGCTTTGGTTGCATCTCTAGAGGCTGGTTTGAGGTTTTCAACATGTATATCAGAAGCAATGCCAATACTAGTTCAATTAATGGCTTCTTCTTCTGCCACTGACGTTGAGAATACAATTCTTTTGTTGATGAGGTGCAGACAATTCCAAATAGATGGCTCAGAGGCTTGCCTCCGTAAAATGTTGCCATTG GCTTTTTCTCAAGATAAATCTATATATGAAGCTGTTGAGAATGCCTTCATAacaatatatattacaaaaaacCCAACTGAAACTGCCAAAAATCTTCTACATCTTGCCATTGATTCGAACATTGGAGATCTTGCCGCTCTGGAGTTTATGATTGATGCCTTGGTGTCGAAAGGTGATATATCTAGTAGCACG ATATCAGCTTTATGGGATTTCTTTTGCTTTAATGTTGGTGGAACAACAGCAGAGCAAAGCCGGGGAGCATTATCTGTTCTTTGCATGGCATCAAAATCATCTGCTGGTATTCTTGGCTCTCATATACAGGACATTATCGACATTGGGTTTGGTCGATGGTCTAAGGTGGACCCTTTACTTGCCAGGACTGCGTGCATTGCCGTACAGAGATTGTctgaaaatgacaaaaaaatgtTGTTGGCTGGTAATGGTAGCCGGATGTTCGATAAGCTGGAAAGCTTGATTACTGGTTCTTGGCTTCCAGAGAAGATATGGTATGCTGCTGCTGATAAAGCCATAGCAGCTGTATATTCAATTCATCCGTCCCCTGAAATCTTTGCAGCAAATTTGGTTAAAAATTCTCTTACTTCTGTTTTTAATGGTAACAAGGATGATGAATTGCAAGCTGACATTGAGAGTGGAAATGGGGACATATTAACTACTGTCCAAATAGATAAACTTAGTAGATATTTATTTATCGCAAGTCATGTGGCCATGAACCAATTAGTATATATTGAATTGTGCACCCGAAAAATTCAGAAACAGAAAGCGAAGGAAAAAACGGTCGTTGATGGTCAGACTGGACACGGTAATGGTGGAACGGTAGCTAATGGCGAGAAG GAAGATGGCATCAATGCTGAGCTAGGCCTTGCTGCTTCTGAAGATGCAATTGTTGATTCTCTTTCGGAGAAGGcagaaaaagaaattgttttTGGTGATTCAAGAGGGAAGAACTTAATAGGACATTGTGCACCGTTTCTTTCCAAGCTTTGCAGAAATTTTAGCTTGATGCATAAG TTCCCAGATCTACAAGCATCTGCAATGCTTGCTCTATGTCGTTTAATGATCATCGATGCAGATTTTTG CCAAGCAAATCTTCAACTTCTTTTCACCGTCGTAGAAACTGCACCATCAGATATTGTTCGTTCCAATTGTACTATTGCTTTAGGAGATTTGGCTGTCCGTTTCCCTAATCTCCTGGAGCCGTGGACTGAGAATATGTATGCAAGGTTGAAGGATCATTCAAATTCTGTTAGGAAGAATGCTGTATTGGTGCTATCTCATCTCATTTTAAACGATATGATGAAG GTAAAAGGTTATATAAATGAAATGACTCTACGTTTAGAAGATGATGATGAGAGAATATCAAATCTGGCCAAATTGTTCTTTCACGAGTTGTCCAAGAAAG GAGCAAATCCAATATACAATCTACTACCAGATATATTAGGAAAGCTTTGTAATCAAAATCTACCGAGAGAGTCCTTTTGTAACATTATGCAATTCTTGATTGGCTCCATCAAGAGG GATAAACAAATGGAGTCACTTGTCGAAAAGCTATGTAATAGGTTTAGTGGAGTTTCAG ATGTTAGACAGTGGGAATATATTTCATATTGCCTTTCTCAGCTCGGCTTCACAGAAAAGGGAATGAAAAAGTTGATAGATTCATTCAAGACATACGAACATGTTGTTTCGGAGGACTCTGTAATGGAACATTTCAAAAGCATCATAAACAAG AGTAAGAAATTTGCTAAACCAGAACTCAAGTTGTGCGTAgaagaatttgaagaaaaacTAAACAAGGCTCATAAGGAAAGGAAGGAGCAGGAAGTTACTGCTAGAAATGCCGAGATTCATCAACAGAGAATTGATAATATTGAAACTACTTCTGTGGCAGTGAAAAATGAAGATCCTCCAGAGTCCGAAATCACTGAAG ATGAAAACACTGAATCATCTGAAGATGGTGAGTCAATAAATGACAATTCAGAACCTAAGTTCGTTGAGTCGGAAGATGGAACTTCCGGTGAGCTGACAGAGTCGGAAACTTGTAAAACTGAAATTCAATCACCCCAAGTTGAGAATGAAG GGACCTCCGATTTGCGAGTTAAGAGAAGAAGCTCACGTAGAAGAGGCATTTCTTCGTGA